Part of the Trichoderma asperellum chromosome 1, complete sequence genome is shown below.
GGACTGTACGACTAAAAGacacccccctccccctccctcctcaaAATTTCGTCCTTGGGTACCACATGCTAAGGCTGTCCATGCTAATGCTTTGACTGTCTCTAGGCTTCTACCCAAATGACATTTCATTATATTATTCGGAATGCTTGTGACCGATTGGAATATGGCGGAaagagcaggagcagcaccGAAGCTTGCCTGGCCTTTATCCCCCATCATTGTCTCAAAAGCATATATACGTTATGTTAGAATCCAACTCTAATGAATTCTTTGGCTATAGGATTACGACTCCTCGCCACCACCTCCATGCACGGAGCTTGATTACCTTGATATACACTCTCAGCCTGGCGATATGAGGTACgttttctgtcttttgtcCACCACACCAAATTTCCACCGTTATCTGGGCGGACCACCCACATTTCCTATGGCCAAAGGGCCGCTACCGAACAATATCATACACCTCTCTAAGCGGCCCTGCTACGGGCCTGTGAGCTTCAGCGCCGAAGGTTGCACCTGGGCTTGTGTTCATCACTGCTCTGTCGCCGTCGCGGAATGGAATCGTGCATTGGCCTTGTGCTACCACTCCTGCTGGCAGGTATAGCTTTTTAGCTTTGTGGTACTCAGGCAAGGGCACCCATACCTCCTATTCTATCTATCTAGCATCAATAAgcgctctttttttcatcaCTACATTcgcttccctctctctcttcttatcatatatatctttttattgtAGATCCTTTCTACGTGTCTTCtacatctctttctttcaaaTACTTGTCcattcccttcttttctaaTCAGACGCCCAGGTACACCCAAGAAGCAAATACGACGGCTCTAGCAATAGAGTCTTCGCAGCCCCCCGGGATTCTGAACCTATTCCACCCTACCGCTGCCGCCCTTGCTACCACGACGCACTATCACCAGGACAGCGCTGCTTTTTACCAGCCAACAGCTCAAGTATTTCCGGGTCTAGATGTTAGGTCTCGCCTAAATACCAAGTAAGTTTTTTCTCTGTAAAATAATCCTTCAGTGGTGGCATTGGTGATGTGCAAAGAGGCATGGTAGTGATGAGGCGTGGTcacttattattattattattatttaacgACGACTTATACAGCTACCATAGCGCCGCGGCCTCAGCTGGTATGGCGCAGGCTCACACCCACCAACAGCATCGCTCCGCTGGGTTACCGCATCTGACAGCGCAAGTAAGCGCCAGAGAGCAATACGCTGCCGCAACACCCTCGTTTAGGAGGCCATCGGAGCACCCAGTCAGGTCTCCGTCATTTCCGGGGGTGCCTCTCCGCCGTTTGCCATTGTCGCCAACCCCAAGCCCACTCACCTCCTATGTCGCTCCGGCTGGGAGGATGGAGACTGGTCAGTTCCAAAACAGACCCTCCACAACAGCTGTGCCTCCCCTCATGTCCGTCCAGACGTCTGGGTCCCTTCAGTATGAAAATGGGACGCCAATCAAGGTTGAGATTACGGGCACTGTGGACAAGGGATTCTTTCTTGCCGAGGGCGAATGGACCTGCTATCGACGAAACTATATGACTTGCGCATGCTCATACTCGCTGCAGCCGCATTACGCGAACATGGGAATTCTTTTTATCCCTCCTGGAACAACTCAGTCGTTTCAAGTCTATGGGTTGTACATGTCGATATCTGCCGTCGTAGCAGATAATGATCAACAGAGCATTGAGCTGGTTCAACACACTCCTAAGAGGGACAAGGGACCAACATCCAAGCCCGAAAAGGTTCTGCTGGCGCCCAAAAATTCTGTCCCGCCTCATCACACCAGCATTTACAACGACAATTCGAGCGCATCTGGCGCCAGGGCAATGTACCAAGACGGTTACGGCAATGGACAGGGGGTTGGTCAGCCTGCAACTGAGCATACATTTGAGCGTATTCAGTTCAAGCAGGCCACCCAAAATAATGGCAAACGGAGAGCTGCACAGCAATATTATCATCTCATGGTCGAGCTCTGGGCAGACCTTGGCTCACAGACTCCCGATAAGTTCGTCAAGATTGCTTACAGGAAATCTGAGAAGATGATTGTCCGCGGCCGCTCCCCTGGCCATTACCAAAACGAAAAGAGACGAAGCCATAGCGGCGGCCCAGGAGGCTCATCTGGATCACTGGGAAGCTATGGATCGTTGTCAAGCATTGGAGAGTTTTCGCCTCATCCTAGCCTCCTCGGTGGCAACGGCACGTATAATGCACCCTATGACCCAAGGGGATCAGTATACCAAACGCCACGGAACCATGAGGTTCCTGGCGAAGTGACAATGTCTCCTGACGACGACAAGACGATCGGTGCCTCCAAAGGATATTTATACTACCCTGGGTCAATATACGATAGCTCTCCGCCGCGGCCACTTGAGATGTTCGGCACTCGCAACGAGCAAGAAAATACTCAATCGCAGTCATCTGCTGACTCCAAAGTAAAGAGTGAGTACGACATTACGCCTCGTGTCTTTCATCCACCGCTCACGGACAGTCGTCGCCAGCTGTCAATGTTTGAAGGGAAAACCACTTCAGCCGGTTACTACCCTGCCATCTTGTCTCCCAGCGCAAACATGACTTTGTAGTTGTGGCGCTATTAGTTGGGATGGATGGTGCACGTGGCTACGACTCGCGTTGGGCCTACGAATTAAAACATCAACCCGACCAAGAcgggagaaagaggaaaggaggGGAGGGATAAGCTCAAAAACAAacataccaaaaaaaaaagaaaagaaaagaaaagaaaagaaaagaaaagaaaagaaaagaaaaaagaaaacgcatGCTACCTCCGCAAGAGTTATACTGAAATTTTGGAAATAAATTGCAACAATTGGAAGGGCTGGAAATCGGGGCAACAAAAGCGACATCTACTTGGGAATTGAGGGCTTTGGAAATATGGGAAAATTATACATGACTGGGCAGAGCCGCAGGGCTCGTGTCGACAGCAGCAAGCTCCGGAAAATCCACGACACACAATGAATGCTAcagccctttttttttcacttttttttttttctttttcttgtggaagagaaaaagagagaaattgtTTTGCTTGGAAATAGATTCATCCTTCAACCTTCTCTTGGCCAGAGAGGGCAAAGGAATTGATATTTGGTCTTTTGGGCCGGATACATGCGGCAACGCAAGGGATATCGGGATGGGATACCAACGACGATGCATGGATTTGGGTTTGGATTTTGGACTTTTCTTGACCTTCTCTAAGATtggattctttttttgggttctttcttttaatatccCTATTACTTTACTCTTATTGATGTGTTTTCGTTTCTTGATAATTTTTTCTccgagtttttttttctgtccctttctctcctttttccttctgttTTTCTTGGACGAAGGACGCAAATGATACTAACGCAAGGGATACTGATATATTCTAAATTTTCCACTACAGATGCTCTTTGTTCAGTCTTTATGATGCTAAGAATTACTTTGTGTTTCATCATTCATCCATTTAgttccctctcctcctttttcttctttttcttcttcttctttcttttcattccGCATAATGGCCGTTTCCTTATTCAAAGAGCACCGAGTGTGGTAGCAAATACTACGGCGTGCTGTAAGATCATGCAGATTCGCCTGACCAGGTACCAGGATCCCTATGAGAGCATCACAGTGGCGTTGGCATAATAATAGCGGACTTattgaaaagggggggggggcatgCATAGGCTGAGCCTGGTCTTGCATAGGCTGAGGAGTGCTCCCTGCCTCTCGCGCCGCCACGGTCGgtgccttgttttcttttctcttcccttcttttgtttcctcACCCGCAATTCCTACGATAGGCTAGTCTATTTGATGAATGCAACATGATTACAACACATGCCATTGTGCCTGCTGGATGATTGTCAGGGCAGTGGGAAATTCTCATCCCACCTCCTTAACCGATATTATTTCAGCCAACCTTTACATTTTTGAAATTTCCGAGAGCTGAAATTTGATTCATCTTTATCATTTGTGCGATAAATTGCCAGCTGAgattctttcttccctctcaCCCTTTCTGTCCCATACGACGACCACCAAATGAAGCACAAGAGGGGAGTGTCTATGTACAAGCGAGCATACTAATGCAGCCGCTTATGCGACCTGCAGACACGGCGTCTTGCCGCCGGCCTCTAACCGAAGCCACAAGCGAGGCACGATACCACATACCACCACGGTGAAGGACCAGCCGCAAGCCATTGAATTTCGGAGTGGACGCACGGCGACGATCCCGGCGTGGAGTTGTAATATCGATGGCCGCATATGCCGCAGTTTCATCCCACGCTCACCGATAAGATAGGTGCACGGAGTACTTGGTTCAATTACATGTTTTCCAAGAAGGGCATTCACGAGCGGACTCTCTCATGGTTGGGCTAACCCTGTATCCGAGATTCAACTAGGTACTTGATGGATCTAATGGAGCCATTAGACACATACGTGGATCCTTCTGGAGAGATCAGTGCCGCATAACTGCACGCTATTGGACAGGGGCAATctattgctgctactgccAGCACTTACTCGAACGAGCACTGAGCTTTTCGGGGACTTTTCTATCAGATGGATTGGTATCTCGGAAACATTGCATCCCAAGCTGCGACACGACTGCTGAGATTCAATATCGTGGCTCGATTGTAAGTTCTCTTGGCATTCTATACATTCAAGGTGCAGGTAAGTACCACCTGCTATGAGACCCCCCACGGCAATGCTTTCTGACACATGCAGCTGAAAGCAAAAGGGTCCACTCGCTCAGGCTATTCTGCCACCAGAAATAGCCGTCACGTCAGGCTCGCTGTGAACCGGCATGCTTCAGTATGAAAACATCTCTATTgttctgttttcttttttatttgcaTGCTCTGTCTGTGGGAGGCCAGCTCATGCCGCATTTGCCGCATTAAGTTAGTTGTACGCCTCCAGTCGAGGAGAATTTTATACGCCTTATCGTGTCCTTGCCGTGGTGAGAGCAGCTCCAACACACTTCCTTTGttctcactttttttttacccggAGTATCGCATATTTGCACTTCACAGACGCACCTAGCTGCGCAATCTACATAATTTGAACCCTGCATACATATACCACAAAGCGCGTGGCTTTGGCTGTCAGGCCTATCGTCTGCAGCTAAATCGAAGCAAGTGGCTTAATATTAGTACTCGTTCGATCCGAACGCTCCTTTTAATGGCTTACTTTGTTGATTTTGCTTGGGATCTTGGGAGAACGGCTGTTAGCATGCACAGGGGAAGATATCCCATCAGGCGCGCCTGAAGAAAAGACGTCTTTTCTACGGGAAGCTACATTGGTTATTCGGCCTATCTTTCAACGAGAAGATGATATATTACATGGTATCTGAGttctaaattttttttttctgtcaaGCAACGTCAAAGCCGGCGTGAAAGAGAAGCGGAGCGTGCTCGACAAGAGACGTTGCTGCACGTGAAGCAGACTCTCGCTCATAACCTGGACGAGCAATGGCAGCTCTGCGTTTATTAGCACTGACGCCGCACAACATGGGGTCTAGTTCCCTAGACCCATAATTCGATCCGGCCCGTCCCTTTTTTGACATCGGGACAGaggctactgctgctactatcaGCCAGCACTAGTCTTCCAGTAATTAGAGCACAGGCGATGCTCCATCAACAACCAAACATTTTCTAACAGGGTCTTCGGACAAGATGCTCCGACCCTTCACAGGGAGCCGAGTGTGGGGTTGGGTTCGTCGGTTCATTGCCGTCCTCCGCTCGACGCTCTATTGCGGCAATAATAAGGCCATGCATTGCCGTGTTAGTTTAAATTaaccaagaccaagatccGAGTCTATCGCAGCGGCTACTAAGACTGCAACGCGAGATTCACGCATAGACATCAGAAGAGAATAAAATGAAGAGGAATACAATGCATCCGATGATTCAGCCATTGCTTTTTGCCCGTCAACAGCTCGACATCAAGGAGTCCTCGAGTCATTCTGTACCTCACTTTCTGCTTTCTTGGAGCAGGCCACTGCCCCCTCGAAAGGAATTTTTACCATATGCCTTGGATCCTGGCCGTATCTCGTTGTACCTGCTCATTATCTTAATAGCCGTACACCCCTCCTTCGGAAACTCCAGTTTTTGGGGAATATAACCCCCACCCCATGGCGTCAGATCATTCATGACAGTGCTCGCATAGGAAGCCATCGTTTCCACCCCCTGTCAAGGAATAAAATATGGAAACTAGAAAAAAACTAGGATACTATATTTGTCCTAGTGCTATTCATATAGGGAACCCTTTTGAATGAGGCTCGCGTGCAAGTGCCAGCGAGGAAAACCAAAGAAAGCAGCGAATCGAAAAAAGAATCGAAAGACACAACACAGCACTCTGTCGGAGACCGGACGAATTTCAGATACTACCTACCAGTATTACCTACTTCGTACTACCGCCGTACGCACACTCACTCACATGCTTGGTCTCCTATTGCGGCGACCCACGTCTAGCCTATCAAAAGCTGGCGTGGAATGGACCATCCAAGGGTCAGCCATCAAACCGGGGGAAACCCctactttctcttctctttcttcttttcttttcttttcctttctcttccctgCTGGGAGGGATTGAGGGGGAGAGGATCCGGGGGAGCACCACCGAGAAATACCTGGAGCGGGCTGACGGGCTATCACCGACAACCGAGGGAAAATACTCCAGGAGAGAGAAGGCACGAAAGCAAGGCTGTgtgtggcttttttttttcttctcctttgggGGGGCGTGCCCTGCTTTCTTACGGATTACGAAATTACTCATGTGCTAGCTTGATGATTCGCTCTCGTCCTAGCTGGCAGTGTCTCACACGGCAATGCCTAGAAATGGCATCTCTCCAAGctaatccttttttttacgTACGGCTCACAGTGTGCCGTATGATGTAATAAGAACTTAGAGAAGGGAGGGAGGCAAGATcgaatgaaaaaaagaaagaacgcTATGGCATGTCCTTTTGTTTGCACAGCTTAGGCTGCCTCCGTCGGTCTTAAGCTTACTTGGGAGATACTCGTTCCCAATGTCCGCTTTCACCGAAAATGCCATTCATCGCTTGTTTGGTTATTTCATGGCAGCACAAGCCATCTGAGCTCCCCTAGTCTTATATCTCATATCTCATAATCTCCAGCTATTAGCCTGACGGCTTCTTCGCTGCCGGATCAGCCCTACAGGTGCATCTGCTGTTACGTCCGTCATCGGTTCAAGTGCCACAGCAGTTCGGTCTACGGAGATATTATTCACAAAGgagtcagcagcagccaaaaagGGGGGTGTGCAGAGCGGCTAAGCAtggcagaagagaagagaagagaagacgaggaaaagagacgccgaagagaaaataaaaagaggaggggagTGAATTGTCTCAAGTAAGCATATCTGCCTTACGGAGCCACGGCATTGCCTCAATGTGGCCAAGAGGCTTTCCCCATCCTTTTCACACAATCTCTTCCCATTCGGTAGTCGGCCCGCTCGTTTGCTTCTAATCACTTTTTTGCATTTCATGTACGAAGGATAGCCTGACTCGCTTGTTGCAGCCATACCGGTTAGGTAACCCAATCCACGTGTTACGACCCTGCATACCACCTTGCATATCACTctctgtatgtatgtatgtatgtatgtatgtatgagtgtgtgtgtgtgtgtgtactCTCTTGTAGCGTCTGGCTGGTGGCGTTGTAGCTGTACATAAAACTCATCCTTGTGgatcatttctttttccttttgacGGCGATGGGCCTTGTTGTGTATGTTATTATGTTATCAATCACGCCATAACAGCCATAGAGCCGCAGCCATAGCTGTTGCCGCCAGATGAGATTTTTGTGTAACGTCCGTGTTTTGCATATATGCGTACATGCACAACAAAAACCACGCAAAAAGCACCATACGGGTGGCCTTTACGTGTCACCTGGCAAGGTATTTCGGCCCAACAAGAGGATCAAATCTcggcccccctccccccggTCAGAACATCTGAATATCATAGCATCAGAACAATAAACGCCCGGCTATCGGGGGTTGGTTGCACTACATGCTTCTTTCACCCCTTCATTGTTCTCATCAGCTTTTATGTTCTGGGGTTGCACGAGCTGCAAGTCCACACCGGTGATCGACGGTATATCCGAGAGGCTGTTTTCCGAAGGCCCTTTTCATTGTTACTACACGACTAGGGATCAAGCTCCGATGTGTGACAAGGAAATGTGTCCGAAAAAGTCGCAAACGTGATATGCTGCCTACcggtgaagaaggcgaagtAATTTTCCCAGTTAAAGATGGAAATCAAAGCAAAGATGCCAGGGGTCGTCGACGTATTTTACCCGGATTCCATATGTTTCTGAGGCTTGAGGATATTTAGCTAGCCGTTGGATAGATCTTGCTTCATGGCCATCGACTTGCTTGGTCTGCGTAATATAATGAACCCTGTTGCAAAGGTGTGGGGAGGAAAAGTGGAAAGTCATGGTGAGAGACGAAGCATCCAGAGCGACagagagggggaggaggaggacagAAAGGGATAGGTCAGAAGATATGGAGACGAAGGAGTTGAGAAGGAAGTAATAGACGCGCAGCCCAGAGTCAAGTCAGGTTCATATTTCAGTCTCAGGCTCTCCAGATAGCATCCGACATGGTGGTCACCAAGGCCATCTCCCGAACATCGTGTACACGTATCACATCCGCTCCTCCTTgaactgccgctgccactgtCGCGGCCGTGCCCCAGACCCTTTGCGATGCCTCTTCCACTCCAGTCACCTTGCCGATAAAGCTCTTGCGACTCGTGCCAACGAGCCATGGCAGGCCACGTAGGCCAGGCCATTCCCTGAGCTCTTCCAGGCTACGTAGCAGTTCCAGGTTCTGGGCGCCCGTTTTTGCGAACCCGATTCCTGGGTCGAGAATTATCCGCCACCGTCGGATACCTGCTGCTTCGGCTGCGGCTACGCGCTCGAGCAACTCTGCCGCGACGGTTGGCACCAGGCCCTCTGGATAGGAAGTGAGCTGGGTCATGTTCTGTGGAGTTCCGCGCATATGCATTAGGCAAATGGTTTTCCCAAGCCTGCCCACAGTTGGGAGCATTTCGGCATCGAGAGTACCGGCAGAAACATCATTGATAATGTCGGCCCCGCTGGCGATGGCCTTCTCAGCAACGGATGCGCGATAGGTGTCGACGCTAATGGCGACGTGACGGGTTTCCGGTATGGAGCGGATGAGTTCAATGGCGGGCAACACCCGagaagcttcttcctctgcggaTACCTCGGGGCGTCCAGGGGCTGTCGACTGCCCACCCACGTCGATGATGGATGCCCCGTTGCGAACAAGATCCTTGACGGTATTGGACAGAGTTTCCAGATTGTTGCGGCCACCATCGGAGAAGGAATCAGGCGTCATATTCAGGATTCCCATGACGCTAGTCTTTCTGTTACGTACGAGGGGCGTGAGTGGTGCCAGCGCTGAAGACATTGGCGTAATGGAGGATAGGGGCTCGCCAGGAGTGAGGTCATTTAGGTAATCCTGGACCAGCTTCCATGGCTGCGACGCATACAGCGGCTTTGATGGAATTAACCTAagttgagaaaaaaaaatgaagatcAGTCATGAGATGTCTTTTTCAAAACATTGAAGACGAGTTGTCTTACTCTGCCAATGGTCTCAGGACAAATTCGCGCTCAGGGATGCCAATATGTGGCACATTGAGTCTGTCATTCTGGACCTTTTCATCGCCATAGAGTAATATATCTAGGTCGATATTGCGTGGACCTTTGTCAATCACTTTCTTACGGCCCATGTCACGCTCGATGGCTTGTAGCTCATCAAGCAGCCCCAGAGGTTCAAGTTCAGTCTCAACCTGAGAGGAGCATGCATCCAAATTAGTAACAATATTTTCGCAAATACTAGCCAATTGCTGTGAAAGACTCACCTCGCAAGCACCGTTGATGAAGCGGTCTTGATCCGTCACATACATGGGCTCCGTTTCCCAGAGACTGCTGGTTCGCTTGACCCGAATGCCTCGCCGGTTCATCTCATTGCATGCCTTTTCAATCTCGGATACACGGTCACCGAGATTGCTTCCCAGGGCAATGTATGCCGTCCTGGTTTGgttcgcagcagcaggcgcaGGGTGGCAACCGCATCCTGAGTGAGATCGGCTCTGTGAGCCCGATGATGAGCTTCGTTTTGCTGCGGCTTGTGGCTTTGGCCGATGGATGTTGACCAAGTGGCTATGCGGAGATGTGTGGAAGCTGCGCACGCCAGAGCTGCGCAGGCCCCTCATTAGTGGAGCGTGGTGTTGTATGTGAAATCGCATCTTGTCGATGGCTTCTGTGCTCCCACGAGAGGAGTCGAGCCGGGGTGGCAATTCCAACCTAGAGCTGCGGTGCTATTCGAGCTGAAGcgttgaggctgctgagattATTTTGGCGGTTCCAATTTTTCCGATGCGAGCTACCCTGTACTGGCTGGAAGTGGATCCCGGTGCTGCGGCTTCTGGAAGCCACTAGGGAACATCGTCGCAGCATGTTGGATGCCTCGgtctgctgctgatgctgatgctaatGCAGCAGGCAAAACTCTCTCCGCAGCCTGGAAACCCGGGATCGTAAACTCGGCTGCCGGCTACTAATCAGATTTGAGCCACGCGGCACAGAGTAGGGCAGGCTTTAGTGCTGCAACATGGAAGCAGTCAATGGTAGTAGTGCCTATATGCTATATGCTACTAAATCTGCACATATTCAGGTAGGTGCCCTGTGTCTCTTATAGCATCTTTTCGGCTTGTAGCAGCGCCGCCGTCCAAATTTCACATCGTCGTGGAATCCGGGGAACACACAGCGCTAGACTCCCCGCAAAATCAATCGAACATTTAGCCACACCTTGCGAGCTCACGCTCAATCACCCATCCCATGCCTCATGCTATTCTCTCGGCTGGTGACTAAGCCACGCACCTCGGCATCTTTCCCCAGATCCACCGCCAAAGCTAGCCCGTCCTTGGCCATAGCGTCTTGCCCAAGCCTCGGCTCATCAGTCAAATGTTGGAGATTCAGTAAACCGACTTCTGCCTTCGGACGGTCCCCTCTCGGCCGGGAATCCAaaatattattcttaagttGGAACTGCCTCCGCAtcccccttctcttcttctcctcccttcttcattcacttctctccatcttgcttCCCTGTCGTCTCTTTGATACCCTTCCCCGGCGAGACCACCAGACACATCATTCACAATGGCTTCTCCTCGTAAGTTTTGCCACTTGTCCCCCTGATGACAAAAAGTCGCCGACGTCACGGAAACAGTCGCGTCCGGAATCTGGAGATCGAGGCAGAGGGCTGACCATGACGCGCAACCGAAACAGAGCAGATCCGCACTCCCATCACTGATCTTTTCAAGATCAAGCACCCCGTCCTGCTGGCCGGCATGAACGTCGCTGCCGGCCCCAAGCTGGCGGCTGCTGTCACCAACGCCGGCGGTCTCGGTGTCATCGGCGGTGTCGGCTACACCCCCGACATGCTCAAGGAGCAGATTGCTGAGCTCAAGAGCTACCTCAACGACAAGAACGCTCCCTTTGGCGTCGACCTGCTTCTCCCCCAGGTTGGTGGAAGCGCCCGCAAGACCAAGTAAGCCTtactccaaaaaaagagaaaaaaacgcCACCACCCCGATTATCAATAATCACATGCTTCGAAATCGGCCGTTTCGGCCAGAGTCGGCGCGAACAAAAGTTGGCTGCCGCGAAGAagtggaagaaagaagaggagaagacgcaGAAAAGCATTCCAGAAGCTGACAGATCTCCAATAGCTATGACTACACCAAGGGCAAGCTCGATGCCCTcgtcgacatcatcatcgagTCCGGCGCCAAGCTGTTCGTCTGCGCCATCGGCGTGCCTCCCAAGGCCACCGTCGAGAGGCTGCACAAGGCCGGCATCCTGTACATGAACATGATCGGCCACGTCAAGCACGTCCAGAAGTGCCTGGACGTCGGCGCCGACATCATCTGCGCCCAGGGCGGTGAGGGCGGTGGCCACACTGGTGATACCC
Proteins encoded:
- a CDS encoding uncharacterized protein (BUSCO:EOG092D1Q73), which codes for MRFHIQHHAPLMRGLRSSGVRSFHTSPHSHLVNIHRPKPQAAAKRSSSSGSQSRSHSGCGCHPAPAAANQTRTAYIALGSNLGDRVSEIEKACNEMNRRGIRVKRTSSLWETEPMYVTDQDRFINGACEVETELEPLGLLDELQAIERDMGRKKVIDKGPRNIDLDILLYGDEKVQNDRLNVPHIGIPEREFVLRPLAELIPSKPLYASQPWKLVQDYLNDLTPGEPLSSITPMSSALAPLTPLVRNRKTSVMGILNMTPDSFSDGGRNNLETLSNTVKDLVRNGASIIDVGGQSTAPGRPEVSAEEEASRVLPAIELIRSIPETRHVAISVDTYRASVAEKAIASGADIINDVSAGTLDAEMLPTVGRLGKTICLMHMRGTPQNMTQLTSYPEGLVPTVAAELLERVAAAEAAGIRRWRIILDPGIGFAKTGAQNLELLRSLEELREWPGLRGLPWLVGTSRKSFIGKVTGVEEASQRVWGTAATVAAAVQGGADVIRVHDVREMALVTTMSDAIWRA